A genomic region of Brevibacillus sp. JNUCC-41 contains the following coding sequences:
- a CDS encoding dihydroorotase — MKTIIKNGVLLDNQNSFKKADIEMEGKVITKIGENLATENCKVVDAEGLLITSGFVDLHVHLREPGGEHKETIASGTLAAARGGFTTVAAMPNTRPVPDTVENLEALNRKIEETAHVRVLPYASITIREAGKELTDFSSLKQTGAFAFTDDGVGIQEAGMMLEAMKRAAAQDMAIVAHCEDNSLINKGSVHEGRFSKEQGINGIPSVCEAVHIARDILLAEAADCHYHVCHISTKESVRTVRDAKRAGIRVTAEVTPHHLLLCEDDIPGLDTNYKMNPPLRGREDRDALIEGLLDGTIDFIATDHAPHAAEEKAQGMQLAPFGIVGLETAFPLLYTELVKKGVITLKQLIDFMTIKPSESFSLPYGELKEGAIADIALIDLETEKEINAEEFASKGKNTPFNEKKCYGWPVMTIAEGKIAWEKGRVQG, encoded by the coding sequence ATGAAAACAATAATCAAAAATGGAGTATTGCTAGATAATCAAAACTCATTCAAAAAAGCGGACATTGAAATGGAAGGCAAGGTCATCACAAAAATCGGCGAGAACTTGGCAACGGAAAATTGTAAAGTAGTTGATGCTGAAGGGTTACTTATTACATCAGGATTCGTTGATCTGCATGTCCATTTACGCGAACCGGGCGGTGAACATAAAGAAACAATCGCAAGTGGAACGCTTGCAGCGGCAAGAGGCGGTTTCACTACGGTAGCGGCAATGCCCAATACAAGGCCAGTTCCCGATACAGTGGAAAACCTTGAAGCGCTAAACAGGAAAATTGAAGAAACGGCTCATGTAAGGGTACTCCCATATGCATCCATTACAATTAGGGAAGCTGGCAAGGAGTTGACCGACTTTTCTTCATTAAAACAAACGGGTGCTTTTGCCTTTACGGACGATGGCGTGGGAATTCAAGAAGCTGGGATGATGCTGGAAGCGATGAAACGGGCAGCCGCTCAAGATATGGCCATAGTTGCTCATTGTGAAGACAATAGCTTAATCAACAAAGGCTCCGTCCATGAAGGAAGATTCTCAAAAGAACAGGGAATCAATGGAATTCCGTCCGTATGTGAGGCTGTACATATTGCCCGGGATATCCTCCTTGCTGAAGCTGCGGATTGCCATTATCACGTTTGCCATATATCCACGAAGGAATCGGTAAGGACGGTAAGGGATGCCAAACGCGCCGGTATCCGCGTCACAGCCGAAGTTACACCGCATCACTTATTATTGTGTGAGGATGATATACCGGGACTTGATACGAATTATAAAATGAACCCGCCATTAAGGGGCCGTGAAGATCGGGATGCATTGATAGAAGGACTGCTTGACGGAACCATCGATTTTATAGCAACAGACCATGCCCCGCATGCGGCAGAGGAAAAAGCGCAGGGAATGCAGCTGGCTCCTTTCGGAATAGTGGGATTGGAAACGGCCTTCCCGCTGCTTTACACCGAATTGGTTAAAAAGGGCGTCATTACATTAAAGCAATTGATTGATTTCATGACAATTAAACCCTCTGAAAGTTTCTCCCTTCCTTATGGAGAGCTAAAGGAAGGTGCTATTGCGGATATCGCGCTCATCGATTTGGAAACAGAAAAAGAAATTAATGCTGAAGAGTTTGCTTCAAAAGGAAAAAATACACCTTTTAATGAAAAGAAATGTTATGGCTGGCCAGTCATGACGATTGCGGAAGGAAAAATAGCTTGGGAAAAAGGACGTGTTCAAGGATGA
- a CDS encoding dihydroorotate dehydrogenase translates to MSRLSVELPGLNLKNPVMPASGCFGFGREYSQFFDLDILGAIMIKATTPEPRFGNPTPRVAETSSGMLNAIGLQNPGLEKVISEELAWLGGYDVPIIANVAGSQIGDYVKVASDISKVGNVKALELNISCPNVKEGGIAFGTVPEVAKEVTKAVKEVSSVPVYVKLSPNVSNIVEMAKAVEEGGADGLTMINTLVGMRLDLKTGRPILSNRTGGFSGPAIKPVALRMIYEVSQQVSIPIIGMGGIATAEDVIEFFYAGASAVAVGTANFVDPFVCPTIIEELPKLLDELGFDHISQCTGRSWKQNETVPNYRS, encoded by the coding sequence ATGAGCAGGCTTTCAGTGGAATTACCAGGATTAAACTTGAAAAACCCAGTCATGCCAGCATCTGGATGCTTTGGATTCGGCCGTGAATACAGTCAATTTTTCGACTTGGATATTCTTGGGGCGATCATGATCAAAGCGACCACTCCTGAGCCGAGGTTCGGTAACCCGACTCCGCGTGTTGCGGAAACCTCTTCGGGAATGCTGAACGCCATCGGTCTGCAGAATCCAGGTTTAGAAAAGGTCATCAGTGAAGAATTGGCCTGGCTAGGCGGGTATGATGTACCCATCATCGCCAATGTTGCCGGTTCGCAAATAGGTGACTATGTAAAGGTTGCCAGTGATATAAGTAAGGTGGGGAATGTAAAAGCACTTGAATTGAATATCTCTTGTCCGAATGTAAAAGAAGGTGGCATTGCTTTCGGTACGGTGCCGGAAGTTGCCAAAGAGGTGACCAAGGCGGTCAAGGAAGTGTCTTCCGTCCCTGTGTATGTGAAGCTTTCACCGAATGTCAGTAATATTGTGGAAATGGCCAAAGCCGTAGAAGAGGGCGGTGCCGACGGTTTGACAATGATTAATACATTGGTCGGCATGCGATTGGATTTAAAAACTGGCAGACCGATCCTTTCTAACAGGACGGGTGGGTTTTCTGGTCCTGCAATAAAGCCTGTTGCGCTCCGGATGATTTATGAGGTAAGCCAGCAAGTGTCTATTCCGATCATCGGAATGGGCGGCATCGCTACAGCGGAAGACGTCATTGAATTTTTCTATGCGGGTGCAAGTGCTGTTGCGGTGGGAACCGCTAACTTCGTGGATCCCTTTGTATGCCCGACCATCATCGAAGAATTACCGAAATTGTTGGATGAGCTCGGATTTGACCATATTTCACAATGTACCGGAAGGAGCTGGAAGCAGAATGAAACAGTCCCTAATTATCGCTCTTGA
- the carB gene encoding carbamoyl-phosphate synthase large subunit has product MPKRTDIKSILVIGSGPIVIGQAAEFDYAGTQACIALKEEGYRVILINSNPATIMTDSEMADAVYIEPITLEFVSKIIRKERPDALLPTLGGQTGLNMAVELAEAGILEECNVQILGTKLSAIQQAEDRDLFRTLMNDLGEPVPDSDIIHNLKEAYTFVERVGYPVIVRPAFTLGGTGGGICDNEEQLIEIVEGGLKSSPVHQCLLEKSIAGFKEVEYEVMRDSNDNAIVVCNMENFDPVGVHTGDSIVAAPSQTLSDREYQMLRNTSLKIIRALKIEGGCNVQLALDPNSYQYYVIEVNPRVSRSSALASKATGYPIAKLAAKIAVGLTLDEMMNPVTGKTYASFEPALDYVVTKIPRWPFDKFESANRRLGTQMKATGEVMAIGRTFEESILKAVRSLEAGIYHLNLNDEFEDGKIEKRIRKAGDERLFYIGEALRRGVTIETIHEWSQIDLFFLHKLKKIIDFEKQLKEHSFDCEVLQKAKELGFSDKTIAEIWGVPEIDVYEYRKQQGIIPVYKMVDTCAAEFESETPYFYGTYEDENESIVTDKKSVIVLGSGPIRIGQGVEFDYATVHSVWAIKEAGYEAIIINNNPETVSTDFSISDKLYFEPLTIEDVMHVIDLEKPEGVIVQFGGQTAINLADGLVERGVKILGTSLEDLDRAENRNKFERALKDLGIPQPKGKTATSVDEAIVIAEDIGYPVLVRPSYVLGGRAMEIVYKQDELLHYMKNAVKINPDHPVLIDRYLTGKEIEVDGISDGKTVVIPGIMEHIERAGVHSGDSIAVYPPQNLTEKQKEVIIDYTTRLAKGLNIIGLLNIQYVISNEEVYVIEVNPRSSRTVPFLSKITNVPMANLATKVILGHTLESQGYKSGLVPEQTGVYVKVPVFSFAKLRGVDISLGPEMKSTGEVMGKDSTLEKALYKGLVASGFKIKGHGSVLLTISDKDKQEALLLAKRFHNIGFKLIATSGTAALLKQSGIPTAIVGKIGEEGTNLLDVIRNGEAQFVINTLTKGKQPARDGFRIRRESVENGVTCLTSLDTAEAILRVIESMTFSAEAMGKTEKSREVSYI; this is encoded by the coding sequence ATGCCAAAACGCACTGATATAAAAAGCATCCTAGTAATTGGTTCCGGTCCGATCGTCATCGGACAGGCCGCCGAGTTCGATTATGCAGGAACTCAAGCGTGTATAGCCTTAAAAGAAGAAGGTTATCGAGTGATCCTGATTAACTCTAACCCTGCTACAATCATGACAGACAGTGAAATGGCTGATGCGGTTTATATTGAACCGATCACATTGGAATTTGTCAGCAAAATCATTCGTAAAGAGCGCCCGGATGCACTGTTACCTACCTTGGGCGGACAGACCGGCTTGAACATGGCAGTCGAGCTTGCTGAAGCAGGAATCCTGGAAGAATGCAATGTACAGATTCTTGGGACCAAACTTTCAGCTATCCAACAAGCGGAAGACCGTGACCTTTTCCGTACGCTGATGAACGATCTAGGGGAACCGGTACCTGATAGCGACATTATTCATAACTTGAAAGAGGCATATACATTCGTTGAACGGGTCGGCTACCCAGTCATTGTTCGTCCTGCCTTCACGCTTGGCGGAACAGGCGGTGGGATTTGTGATAACGAAGAGCAGCTGATCGAGATTGTTGAGGGTGGCCTGAAAAGCAGCCCGGTACACCAATGTCTGCTTGAGAAGAGCATTGCCGGTTTCAAAGAAGTGGAATATGAAGTGATGCGCGATTCGAATGATAATGCGATAGTCGTTTGTAATATGGAAAACTTCGATCCTGTCGGTGTCCATACAGGCGATTCAATTGTTGCCGCACCAAGCCAAACATTAAGTGACAGAGAGTACCAAATGCTTCGAAATACGTCTTTGAAGATTATCCGTGCCTTGAAGATTGAAGGTGGATGTAATGTTCAGCTGGCGCTAGATCCAAACAGCTATCAATATTATGTCATCGAAGTAAACCCAAGGGTCAGCCGTTCGTCGGCACTTGCCTCAAAAGCAACAGGATATCCAATTGCAAAGCTTGCAGCAAAGATAGCCGTTGGTTTGACGCTTGATGAAATGATGAACCCTGTCACTGGCAAAACCTATGCCAGCTTCGAACCGGCACTGGACTATGTCGTTACGAAAATTCCGCGCTGGCCTTTCGATAAGTTCGAAAGCGCCAACCGTAGACTCGGGACCCAAATGAAGGCGACCGGAGAAGTCATGGCAATCGGCCGTACATTCGAGGAATCAATCTTAAAAGCTGTCCGTTCCCTTGAAGCGGGTATATACCATCTTAATTTGAATGACGAGTTTGAAGATGGAAAAATAGAGAAACGGATCAGGAAAGCGGGAGATGAACGGTTATTCTATATCGGTGAAGCGTTAAGAAGGGGAGTAACGATCGAAACAATACACGAATGGAGCCAGATCGATTTATTCTTCTTGCATAAGTTGAAAAAAATAATCGACTTTGAAAAGCAGCTTAAAGAACATTCTTTCGATTGTGAAGTATTGCAAAAGGCTAAAGAACTAGGGTTTTCTGACAAAACGATTGCAGAAATATGGGGAGTTCCCGAAATTGACGTCTATGAGTACCGGAAACAGCAAGGAATCATCCCTGTTTACAAAATGGTTGATACATGTGCTGCGGAATTCGAATCGGAAACACCGTATTTTTATGGGACATACGAAGATGAGAATGAATCCATCGTTACTGACAAGAAAAGTGTCATTGTTCTGGGATCAGGCCCAATTAGGATCGGGCAAGGAGTAGAGTTTGATTATGCGACCGTACATTCGGTATGGGCCATTAAAGAAGCGGGATATGAAGCGATCATCATCAACAACAATCCAGAAACAGTTTCGACGGATTTCAGTATCTCCGACAAACTTTATTTCGAACCATTGACTATTGAAGATGTCATGCATGTCATCGATTTGGAAAAACCGGAAGGGGTCATCGTCCAGTTTGGTGGACAGACAGCAATCAACCTTGCAGATGGTCTTGTTGAAAGAGGAGTGAAGATCCTTGGTACTTCACTTGAAGACCTGGATAGGGCGGAAAATCGCAATAAATTCGAAAGAGCACTTAAGGATTTAGGCATTCCGCAGCCAAAGGGTAAAACTGCAACATCGGTTGATGAAGCAATCGTCATCGCTGAAGATATTGGTTATCCGGTTTTAGTAAGGCCATCGTATGTTCTCGGAGGAAGAGCGATGGAAATCGTCTATAAACAAGATGAATTGCTGCATTACATGAAAAATGCCGTGAAAATAAATCCGGATCATCCTGTCCTGATCGACCGCTACTTAACGGGTAAGGAAATTGAAGTTGATGGAATTTCTGATGGCAAAACCGTCGTTATCCCTGGAATCATGGAGCATATCGAACGTGCCGGCGTCCATTCAGGTGATTCGATTGCAGTCTATCCGCCTCAAAATTTAACGGAAAAACAAAAAGAAGTAATCATCGATTATACGACCCGGTTGGCAAAAGGTTTGAATATAATTGGTCTCTTGAACATTCAATATGTCATCAGCAATGAAGAAGTGTATGTGATTGAAGTAAATCCACGTTCAAGCCGGACCGTTCCATTCTTAAGTAAAATTACGAACGTGCCGATGGCCAACTTAGCCACGAAGGTCATCTTGGGCCACACACTTGAAAGCCAAGGTTACAAATCGGGGCTAGTGCCAGAACAAACTGGAGTCTATGTGAAAGTGCCGGTCTTCTCTTTTGCAAAATTAAGAGGTGTGGACATCTCACTCGGACCTGAAATGAAATCGACTGGTGAAGTAATGGGGAAAGATAGCACCCTTGAAAAGGCTTTATACAAAGGGCTGGTCGCTTCCGGTTTCAAAATTAAGGGGCATGGTTCGGTGTTATTGACGATATCTGATAAAGATAAGCAAGAAGCGCTACTTTTAGCAAAACGTTTCCATAATATCGGTTTCAAGCTGATAGCCACCAGCGGAACTGCTGCCTTATTGAAGCAATCCGGCATCCCGACTGCGATTGTCGGTAAAATTGGCGAAGAAGGTACAAACCTGCTGGATGTTATCCGGAACGGGGAAGCACAATTTGTCATAAATACTTTGACAAAAGGTAAGCAGCCTGCCCGAGATGGTTTCAGAATCCGACGTGAATCGGTTGAAAATGGGGTGACATGCCTAACATCACTTGATACGGCAGAAGCTATTTTAAGAGTGATAGAATCGATGACTTTCTCAGCAGAAGCAATGGGAAAAACGGAAAAAAGTCGTGAGGTGAGCTATATATGA
- a CDS encoding aspartate carbamoyltransferase catalytic subunit has translation MKKLLTMNELALTDIERILHEAEGFANGSSWNPKQQTTVANLFFEPSTRTKSSFEMAERKLGLEVIPFDAGTSSVLKGETLYDTVKTLEAIGVNALIIRHEQDNYFDELNEKIGIPIINAGDGCGNHPTQSLLDLLTIKQEFKSFKGLKIAIIGDVRHSRVAKSNAEALTRLGANVVFSGPPEWFDRTNSLGRYEDIDHAVATSDVVMLLRIQHERHIEKYDQANGDYLESFGLTKQREKNMKPGAIIMHPAPINRGVEIDSDLVECSRSRIFKQMENGVFIRMAVLKNVLEQSEGGNIHENNNQKWSIAR, from the coding sequence ATGAAAAAATTATTGACCATGAATGAATTAGCTTTAACTGATATTGAAAGAATTTTACATGAGGCAGAGGGTTTTGCCAACGGATCTAGCTGGAATCCAAAGCAGCAGACCACAGTTGCCAATCTCTTCTTTGAACCAAGTACACGTACAAAATCAAGCTTTGAAATGGCTGAAAGAAAATTGGGGCTTGAGGTCATTCCTTTTGATGCGGGTACATCATCCGTGTTAAAAGGTGAAACCTTATATGACACTGTTAAAACGTTAGAAGCAATAGGTGTGAATGCCTTGATCATCCGTCATGAACAGGATAATTATTTTGATGAATTGAATGAGAAGATCGGGATTCCAATAATCAACGCAGGGGATGGCTGCGGAAATCATCCAACCCAATCATTACTGGACTTATTGACGATAAAACAAGAGTTTAAAAGTTTCAAAGGTCTGAAGATTGCCATAATAGGTGATGTGAGGCATAGTCGGGTTGCGAAATCGAATGCAGAAGCATTAACCCGTTTAGGAGCGAATGTCGTATTTTCGGGTCCGCCTGAATGGTTTGACAGAACAAACAGTTTGGGAAGGTATGAAGACATCGACCATGCGGTAGCTACCTCTGATGTGGTCATGCTGCTCAGAATACAGCATGAAAGGCATATTGAAAAATACGATCAGGCAAATGGAGATTATCTGGAAAGTTTCGGTCTGACCAAACAACGTGAAAAAAATATGAAACCGGGTGCGATCATCATGCATCCTGCACCAATAAACCGCGGTGTTGAAATAGACAGTGATTTAGTCGAATGCAGCCGCTCAAGAATTTTCAAACAAATGGAAAATGGCGTGTTTATTAGAATGGCCGTATTAAAAAATGTGCTTGAACAATCCGAAGGGGGAAACATTCATGAAAACAATAATCAAAAATGGAGTATTGCTAGATAA
- a CDS encoding dihydroorotate dehydrogenase electron transfer subunit, whose protein sequence is MIKKERMKVLNHKELAPSIFELTLQGELVSEMNQPGQFVQVKTTDGTEPLLRRPISISSYDNSEKQFTMIYRAEGKGTALLSQRKEAESVDILGPLGNGFPVHEAKKGETALLVGGGIGVPPLYQLSRMLVAKGVKVIHVLGFQTKSAIFYEKEFSELGDTYIATVDGSYGTKGFVTTVIDNLEQEFATIFSCGPTPMLRALEAGYREKKLYLSLEERMGCGIGACFACVCHTGDDPTGFSYKKVCSDGPVFRAGEVVL, encoded by the coding sequence ATGATCAAGAAGGAAAGAATGAAGGTGTTAAATCATAAGGAACTGGCCCCATCCATTTTTGAACTTACTCTGCAAGGTGAATTGGTTTCAGAGATGAATCAGCCAGGCCAGTTTGTCCAAGTCAAGACAACAGATGGCACCGAGCCATTGCTAAGACGCCCGATTTCAATTTCTTCTTACGACAACAGTGAAAAACAGTTCACGATGATATACCGGGCTGAGGGTAAAGGAACGGCGCTGTTATCACAGCGTAAAGAGGCGGAATCGGTCGATATCCTTGGACCCCTTGGCAACGGATTTCCCGTTCATGAGGCTAAAAAGGGCGAAACGGCATTATTGGTTGGTGGCGGGATTGGGGTCCCGCCCCTGTATCAATTATCACGGATGTTGGTTGCAAAAGGTGTTAAGGTAATCCATGTATTAGGCTTCCAGACAAAGTCAGCCATCTTTTACGAAAAAGAATTCAGTGAATTAGGTGATACCTATATTGCCACGGTTGATGGTTCATATGGGACAAAAGGATTTGTTACGACTGTAATAGATAACCTCGAGCAAGAGTTTGCAACGATCTTTTCATGCGGGCCTACACCAATGTTAAGAGCGTTGGAAGCGGGCTATCGTGAGAAAAAGCTTTACCTGTCCCTTGAGGAAAGGATGGGATGCGGCATCGGTGCATGCTTTGCCTGCGTGTGTCATACAGGGGATGATCCAACTGGTTTCAGTTATAAAAAGGTATGCAGTGATGGACCCGTATTCCGGGCAGGAGAGGTGGTATTATGA
- a CDS encoding carbamoyl phosphate synthase small subunit has product MKRQLILEDGTVFLGEAFGGEVEKIGEVVFNTGMTGYQEILSDPSYCGQIVTLTYPLIGNYGINRDDFESINPAISGFVVKETAELPSNWRNQLSLDEYLKMKNIPGISGIDTRKLTRIIRKSGALKGALCNINKDAKEVVSQLKATVIPSNQVKQVSTKAPYSSPGRGPRVVLVDYGMKHGILRELTKRGCDVVVVPYNVTAEEVMQYHPDGVMLSNGPGDPKSVHETLEMIRTIQTQVPLFGICLGHQLFALANGADTEKLKFGHRGSNHPVRDLRTGKVSITSQNHGYTVEELSIENTDLIVTHTALNDDTIEGLRHKKYPAFTVQYHPEASPGPEDANYLFNEFLQMIEAATNKGEKTCQNALI; this is encoded by the coding sequence ATGAAAAGACAGCTAATTTTAGAAGACGGGACAGTATTCCTTGGGGAAGCATTCGGAGGGGAAGTAGAAAAAATTGGTGAAGTCGTTTTTAACACAGGAATGACAGGGTACCAGGAGATTCTATCCGATCCATCCTATTGCGGTCAGATCGTTACACTTACGTATCCATTAATCGGGAACTACGGAATAAACCGGGATGACTTTGAATCCATCAATCCAGCTATATCGGGATTCGTCGTTAAGGAAACAGCAGAACTTCCTTCCAACTGGAGAAACCAATTATCACTTGATGAATATCTGAAAATGAAGAACATACCTGGAATAAGCGGAATCGATACGAGAAAGCTGACAAGGATCATCAGGAAATCAGGTGCACTTAAAGGGGCGCTCTGCAATATCAATAAAGATGCAAAAGAAGTGGTTTCCCAGTTGAAAGCAACGGTGATTCCTTCTAATCAAGTGAAACAGGTTTCAACAAAAGCACCATATTCCAGCCCGGGCAGAGGCCCGCGGGTAGTTCTTGTAGACTATGGCATGAAGCACGGGATTTTACGTGAGTTGACGAAGCGCGGCTGTGATGTCGTGGTTGTGCCTTATAACGTCACGGCCGAAGAAGTGATGCAATATCATCCGGATGGCGTGATGCTTTCAAACGGTCCTGGAGATCCGAAAAGTGTTCATGAGACGCTTGAAATGATCCGTACAATCCAAACGCAAGTGCCATTATTCGGAATCTGTTTAGGACATCAATTATTCGCACTTGCAAACGGGGCGGATACGGAAAAATTAAAATTCGGCCATCGAGGATCTAATCATCCGGTTAGGGACCTTCGTACCGGAAAGGTATCCATCACATCTCAAAATCATGGGTATACAGTAGAAGAGCTTTCCATTGAAAATACAGATCTTATTGTGACACATACAGCATTGAATGATGATACGATTGAAGGCCTGCGCCATAAAAAGTATCCGGCTTTCACCGTACAATATCATCCGGAAGCATCACCAGGGCCGGAAGATGCCAACTACTTATTCAATGAATTCTTACAAATGATTGAAGCTGCAACCAACAAGGGGGAAAAAACATGCCAAAACGCACTGATATAA